A stretch of Telopea speciosissima isolate NSW1024214 ecotype Mountain lineage chromosome 11, Tspe_v1, whole genome shotgun sequence DNA encodes these proteins:
- the LOC122645941 gene encoding short-chain dehydrogenase TIC 32, chloroplastic-like isoform X6 encodes MWPFSKTGPSGFSSSSTAEEVTQGIDGTGLTAIVTGASSGIGTDTARVLALRGVHVVMGVRDVAAGRNVKEAIMKEVPTAKVDVMELDLSSMASVRKFASDFHSSGLPLNILINNAGIMAAPFMLSQNNIEMQFATNHVGHFLLTNLLLEAMKKTAHESKTEGRIVCVSSEAHRRPYPEGIRFDKINDESGYGSWTAYGQSKLANILHANELNRRLKEERVDITANSLHPGVIATNLLRHHSVLNGIFFALGKYVLKNAQQVLLYFG; translated from the exons ATGTGGCCCTTTAGCAAAACAGGACCCTCTGGGTTCTCATCTAGTTCAACAGCAGAGGAAGTCACCCAAGGAATAGATGGAACTGGTCTCACTGCCATTGTTACtg GAGCATCAAGTGGTATTGGGACTGACACAGCACGTGTTCTTGCATTGCGTGGAGTTCATGTTGTTATGGGAGTGAGGGACGTGGCTGCTGGAAGGAATGTCAAAGAAGCAATCATGAAGGAAGTGCCTACTGCTAAAGTGGATGTGATGGAATTAGATCTCAGTTCAATGGCATCAGTGAGGAAATTTGCATCAGATTTCCATTCCTCGGGTCTTCCTCTGAACATTCTTAT tAATAATGCAGGTATTATGGCTGCTCCTTTCATGCTCTCACAAAACAACATAGAAATGCAGTTTGCGACAAACCACGTAG GCCATTTTCTTTTGACAAATCTTTTGTTGGAGGCAATGAAGAAGACAGCACATGAAAGTAAGACTGAGGGAAGAATTGTTTGTGTTTCATCAGAGGCTCACCGGAGGCCATATCCTGAAGGAATTCGTTTTGATAAAATCAATGATGAATCAGG GTATGGAAGCTGGACTGCCTATGGTCAATCAAAGCTTGCGAACATATTGCATGCTAATGAACTTAATAGGCGGCTAAAG GAAGAGAGGGTTGACATAACTGCGAATTCGCTTCATCCAGGAGTTATCGCGACCAATCTTCTTCGCCATCATAGCGTTTTAAATG